One genomic window of Dysgonomonas mossii includes the following:
- the rlmN gene encoding 23S rRNA (adenine(2503)-C(2))-methyltransferase RlmN — protein sequence MENKRHLLGMTMEDFYGVVGECGLPRFSAKQIADWVYKKRITSIDEMTNLSVANRALLSEKYDIGRYNPLEFQQSVDGTVKYLFRTEKEKLIEAVMIPEDDRATLCVSSQVGCKMNCLFCMTGKQGFNGNLTANEILNQLYSVREAESLTNVVFMGMGEPLDNYEELKKTLEIMTADYGMAWSPKRITVSTTGVTPKLKRFLDESNAHLAISIHSPEKEQRLSIMPAEKAFPIIGVMDLLRQYDWTKQRRLSFEYIMFDNFNDSLIHAKELAQILRGIECRVNLIRFHAIPNVDLKTSTKEKMEAFRDYLTKKGVTSTIRASRGEDIFAACGMLSTIKGDALATPKKNLE from the coding sequence ATGGAAAATAAAAGGCACTTACTGGGTATGACTATGGAAGATTTCTATGGTGTAGTGGGTGAGTGTGGTTTACCCAGATTTTCTGCCAAACAAATAGCAGACTGGGTTTACAAAAAAAGAATAACATCTATCGATGAAATGACGAATCTCTCTGTGGCAAACAGAGCTTTGCTGTCAGAGAAATATGATATAGGGCGGTATAACCCTCTCGAATTTCAGCAATCTGTAGATGGTACTGTAAAATATTTATTCAGAACGGAAAAAGAAAAGCTGATAGAAGCCGTTATGATACCTGAGGACGATCGAGCAACGCTTTGTGTGTCTTCTCAGGTTGGTTGTAAAATGAATTGTTTGTTTTGCATGACCGGAAAACAAGGGTTTAATGGAAATCTAACAGCAAACGAGATATTGAATCAGCTCTATTCTGTTCGCGAGGCAGAGAGCTTGACGAATGTGGTTTTCATGGGAATGGGTGAGCCCTTGGATAATTATGAAGAACTGAAAAAGACACTCGAGATAATGACTGCTGATTATGGAATGGCGTGGAGTCCGAAGCGTATAACGGTTTCTACAACAGGTGTAACACCCAAGTTGAAACGTTTCTTGGACGAGAGTAACGCTCATCTGGCTATCAGTATACATAGTCCTGAAAAAGAACAAAGATTATCGATAATGCCTGCCGAAAAAGCATTTCCTATTATAGGGGTAATGGATTTATTGCGGCAATACGATTGGACAAAACAGAGACGATTGTCTTTCGAATATATAATGTTTGACAACTTCAACGATTCTTTAATTCATGCAAAAGAGTTGGCACAGATACTTAGGGGAATTGAATGTAGGGTAAATCTTATCCGCTTTCATGCGATACCTAATGTCGACTTGAAAACTTCTACTAAAGAGAAAATGGAGGCATTCCGTGATTATTTGACTAAAAAGGGAGTAACCAGTACGATTCGTGCATCTCGAGGAGAAGATATTTTTGCGGCTTGTGGTATGTTGTCGACAATAAAAGGGGATGCTTTAGCTACTCCTAAAAAGAATTTAGAATAA
- the pdxA gene encoding 4-hydroxythreonine-4-phosphate dehydrogenase PdxA, with protein MIKVGITQGDINGIGYEVILKTFADIRMAEICIPIIYGSAKVAAYHRKAMELQTVAFNQISDVKDAVVNKVNIINCINEETKVELGQATPVAGEAAYQSLERAVADLRDGAIDVLVTAPINKHNIQREDFKFPGHTEYLEERFGKDQDKSLMILVKDSLRIALVTGHIPLSEVPNTLTKEKIVETATRFERSLKRDFRVGRPRIAVLSLNPHAGENGLLGNEENEIIIPALNELQDKKILCFGPYPADGFFGSGDYTHFDGILAMYHDQGLAPFKTLAMEDGVNFTAGLSIVRTSPAHGTAYSIAGQNKASEESFRQAIYMAIDTYGNRIEYDKAYANPLRKLYVDKGGDDSVDLIKEAEE; from the coding sequence ATGATTAAAGTAGGAATAACACAAGGTGATATAAACGGAATAGGCTATGAGGTTATATTAAAGACCTTCGCAGATATCCGTATGGCTGAAATCTGTATTCCCATAATATACGGATCAGCCAAAGTTGCCGCTTATCATCGCAAGGCGATGGAGTTGCAGACAGTTGCTTTCAATCAGATAAGTGATGTAAAAGACGCTGTTGTAAATAAGGTTAATATCATCAATTGTATCAATGAAGAGACTAAAGTAGAGCTGGGTCAAGCTACTCCTGTTGCAGGTGAAGCTGCATACCAATCGCTCGAAAGAGCTGTTGCCGACCTTAGGGATGGTGCAATAGATGTTCTTGTAACAGCTCCTATCAATAAGCATAACATACAACGAGAAGACTTTAAATTCCCGGGACATACAGAATATCTGGAAGAACGTTTTGGGAAAGATCAGGATAAAAGTTTAATGATTCTGGTAAAAGACTCTCTTCGGATAGCTCTTGTTACAGGACATATCCCATTGTCGGAGGTTCCTAATACATTGACAAAGGAAAAGATCGTGGAAACAGCTACCCGCTTCGAACGAAGTCTTAAAAGAGACTTTAGAGTGGGGCGACCTCGTATTGCAGTTTTGTCACTAAATCCTCATGCCGGAGAAAATGGATTGTTAGGAAATGAAGAAAACGAAATTATAATTCCTGCTCTGAATGAGTTGCAAGATAAAAAGATACTTTGCTTTGGACCCTATCCGGCTGATGGATTTTTTGGTTCGGGCGATTATACTCATTTTGATGGTATATTGGCTATGTACCACGATCAGGGATTAGCACCATTCAAAACCTTAGCGATGGAAGACGGCGTTAATTTTACTGCCGGTCTGTCTATTGTGCGCACATCACCTGCTCATGGTACTGCATACAGTATTGCAGGGCAAAATAAAGCTTCAGAAGAGTCGTTCCGTCAGGCAATATATATGGCTATTGATACTTATGGCAATCGTATAGAATATGATAAAGCTTATGCTAATCCACTGAGAAAGTTATATGTGGATAAAGGCGGTGATGATAGTGTTGACCTGATAAAAGAAGCAGAAGAATAG
- a CDS encoding sugar phosphate nucleotidyltransferase — protein sequence MNYAIIAAGEGSRLVQEGVTLPKPLVKLNGVEMIRRLIDIFLKNNASSISIIVNEEMTQVQDYLTNLELGIPFNVVIKSTPSSMHSFFELRDFLRDGKFCLTTVDTIFKENEFSKYIQTFINDSDSDGMMAVTDFIDDEKPLYVDVNDRMAIKGFLDHSDNCKYISGGIYGLTPKAIDTLEACLDSGQARMRNFQRQLVADNLQLKAYPFEKIVDVDHAGDIVKAEKFLNN from the coding sequence ATGAATTACGCTATAATTGCTGCGGGAGAAGGTTCTAGACTTGTCCAGGAAGGTGTTACTTTGCCAAAACCATTAGTAAAGCTAAATGGGGTGGAAATGATTCGTCGGCTGATTGATATATTTCTCAAAAATAATGCTTCTTCAATAAGTATTATTGTGAATGAAGAAATGACTCAAGTGCAAGACTATCTGACTAATCTCGAATTGGGTATTCCTTTTAATGTTGTGATTAAGTCGACACCCAGCTCAATGCATAGCTTTTTTGAGTTAAGAGATTTTCTTCGAGACGGAAAATTCTGCTTAACAACAGTAGACACAATTTTTAAAGAAAACGAGTTTTCTAAATATATTCAAACATTCATAAATGATTCGGATAGTGATGGTATGATGGCTGTGACAGACTTCATAGATGACGAAAAACCGCTTTATGTGGATGTAAATGACCGTATGGCAATAAAAGGCTTTCTCGATCATTCTGATAATTGTAAATACATCTCCGGAGGTATTTACGGTTTGACACCAAAGGCGATTGATACGCTTGAGGCCTGTTTAGACTCCGGGCAAGCTCGTATGCGCAACTTTCAGAGACAATTAGTTGCCGACAATTTACAATTAAAAGCATATCCTTTTGAGAAAATAGTAGATGTGGATCATGCAGGCGATATTGTTAAAGCAGAGAAATTCTTAAACAATTAA